Proteins encoded within one genomic window of Nonomuraea gerenzanensis:
- a CDS encoding dynamin family protein — MNLLRDDDLGPLARRLLGLCDRLLGSLTQPDQRATVTGVRDRLCEPLRVAIGGREKAGKSTLVNALLGRRVAPTAVGTCTKVVTWYRYHHHEHVDVQPYEGPSIVLPLHGGRLPANEEIGLEHSRISHMTVYLSHERLRSVTIVDTPGLESSDARLSARTHRLLALDGASTRAISQADALIYLFQQPRSDDMLRLEDFRDALAGMSALNALGVLSRVDTLAGHVPDPWPDARRIATKYGHRFRMLVADVLPVVGLLGEAAGAGLLTERDASDLRALAALSAGTRRRLLLSADLFVREGTAPVPAARRRHLLSLLGLYGLRQALGQIDSGAGSAAQLVRVLYELSGVREVDTFIGRSLTRRADPMKAVTAIRTLESLAYGDLAGLRGELERIRLTPDMHQLEEMDAMRLIATGTARLPAELEEEALRVMTGTDPATRLGLTAGGGAPSVREAALAGASRWQAAENRPGTSRATARVARTVKLSYLHLYAQAGACGHAGEAIPCRS; from the coding sequence GTGAACCTTCTTCGAGATGACGACCTTGGGCCGCTCGCCCGGCGGCTGCTGGGGCTGTGCGACCGGTTGCTCGGCTCGCTCACGCAGCCCGATCAACGGGCGACGGTGACCGGCGTCCGCGACCGCTTGTGCGAGCCGCTGCGCGTGGCGATCGGCGGGCGGGAGAAGGCCGGCAAGTCGACGCTGGTGAACGCGTTGCTCGGGCGGCGGGTGGCGCCTACCGCGGTCGGGACCTGTACCAAGGTCGTGACCTGGTACCGCTACCACCATCACGAGCACGTCGATGTCCAGCCCTATGAGGGGCCGTCGATCGTGCTGCCGCTGCACGGAGGGCGGTTGCCCGCCAACGAGGAGATCGGCCTTGAGCACTCGCGCATCTCCCACATGACGGTATACCTCTCGCACGAGCGGCTGAGGAGCGTGACAATTGTCGACACGCCCGGGCTGGAGTCGTCCGACGCCCGGCTGAGCGCGCGCACCCACCGGCTGCTCGCCCTGGACGGCGCCTCCACCAGAGCGATCAGCCAGGCGGATGCGCTCATCTACCTGTTCCAGCAGCCGCGCAGCGACGACATGCTGCGGCTCGAGGACTTCCGGGACGCGCTCGCCGGGATGTCCGCGCTCAACGCGCTCGGCGTGCTGAGCCGGGTGGACACGCTGGCAGGACACGTTCCTGACCCGTGGCCGGATGCCAGGAGGATCGCCACCAAGTACGGTCACCGCTTCCGCATGCTCGTGGCCGACGTGCTGCCGGTCGTGGGGCTGCTCGGCGAGGCCGCCGGGGCGGGACTGCTCACCGAGCGCGACGCGAGCGACCTGCGCGCCCTGGCCGCGCTCAGCGCGGGAACGCGCCGGCGGCTGCTGCTCAGCGCGGATCTTTTCGTCCGCGAGGGCACCGCACCCGTTCCCGCGGCGCGGCGCCGGCACCTGCTGTCCCTCCTCGGTCTGTACGGGCTCCGGCAAGCACTCGGACAGATCGACTCAGGTGCCGGATCGGCGGCCCAGCTCGTCCGCGTGCTCTACGAGCTCTCCGGGGTCCGGGAGGTGGACACGTTCATCGGACGGTCGCTGACCCGCAGAGCCGACCCCATGAAGGCGGTCACCGCCATCAGGACGCTGGAGTCACTGGCCTACGGGGACCTCGCCGGACTGCGAGGAGAGCTGGAGCGCATCCGCCTCACCCCGGACATGCACCAGCTCGAGGAGATGGACGCGATGCGGCTCATCGCGACCGGCACGGCACGCCTGCCGGCGGAGCTGGAAGAGGAAGCGCTGCGCGTGATGACCGGAACCGATCCCGCCACCCGGCTGGGTCTCACCGCCGGCGGTGGCGCGCCATCGGTGCGCGAGGCGGCCCTCGCGGGAGCGAGTCGCTGGCAGGCCGCCGAGAACCGGCCGGGGACCAGCAGGGCCACCGCGCGGGTGGCCAGGACCGTGAAGCTCTCCTACCTGCATCTGTACGCCCAGGCCGGCGCGTGCGGCCATGCCGGGGAGGCGATCCCGTGTCGTTCCTGA
- a CDS encoding Hsp70 family protein → MSWQLSVDFGTTYTVAAVSTDDGPPEVLEVDGYNRMPSLVMLHPEGRLLAGRAAVNEAGRYPERVERTPKRYIGVTEHLPLGGELVPVTDAVAAVLERVVVEACRRHNGTYPERLALTHPARWTEAPLECLKAAAVAAGLPAAYMVPEPVAAAMAYTEVHLSHGDHVAVYDLGGGTFDTAVLRRERQGFVVAAAPGGDPHLGGEVFDERLLNLLGRQLAEVDGPRWEALSAPPDRRWARAHADFLTQVRTAKEQLSDRVDATLYVSAYDRDLLVTRDEFEDLIRVDLAGSVAELLRTVRSAGRAPEDLAAIYLTGGSSRIPLAAGLVHEQLRQMPATRGDPKSVVALGAIRALTPARADTPPPLPPPPPVNGTVHSGPGPVVLPPMPNFLVPAIISTILCCVPTGVVAIVHAAQVRGKQSAGDIAGAQDSLKKAKTWTWVSVGLGVLVALFYLGAMLSDPYQY, encoded by the coding sequence ATGTCATGGCAACTCTCCGTCGACTTCGGAACCACGTACACGGTGGCCGCCGTGTCAACCGACGACGGGCCGCCGGAGGTGCTGGAGGTCGACGGGTACAACCGCATGCCGTCCCTGGTCATGCTGCATCCCGAGGGTCGGCTGCTGGCCGGTCGCGCCGCCGTGAACGAGGCTGGACGCTACCCGGAACGGGTGGAGCGGACGCCGAAGCGGTACATCGGTGTCACCGAGCACCTTCCGCTGGGCGGCGAGCTGGTGCCCGTGACGGACGCGGTGGCGGCAGTGCTCGAACGCGTGGTCGTGGAAGCGTGCAGGCGCCACAACGGCACCTATCCCGAGCGGCTGGCGCTGACGCATCCCGCGCGGTGGACCGAGGCTCCGCTGGAGTGCCTCAAGGCCGCCGCCGTCGCCGCGGGCCTGCCCGCCGCGTACATGGTGCCCGAGCCGGTGGCCGCGGCCATGGCCTACACCGAGGTGCATCTGAGCCACGGTGACCACGTCGCCGTCTACGACCTCGGCGGCGGCACCTTCGACACGGCCGTGCTCCGCCGCGAGCGGCAGGGGTTCGTCGTCGCGGCGGCGCCCGGCGGCGACCCGCATCTCGGCGGCGAGGTGTTCGACGAGCGGCTGCTGAACCTGCTCGGCCGGCAACTGGCAGAGGTCGACGGCCCCCGTTGGGAGGCGCTGTCCGCGCCGCCGGACCGGCGCTGGGCCCGCGCGCACGCGGACTTCCTGACCCAGGTGCGCACGGCCAAGGAACAATTGTCCGACCGGGTCGACGCGACCTTGTATGTCAGCGCGTACGACCGCGACCTGCTGGTCACGCGGGACGAGTTCGAGGACCTCATCCGCGTGGATCTGGCGGGCAGCGTGGCGGAGCTCCTGCGCACGGTGCGTTCGGCGGGCCGCGCCCCGGAGGACCTGGCGGCGATTTACCTCACCGGAGGTTCCAGCCGCATCCCTCTGGCCGCGGGCCTGGTGCACGAGCAGCTGCGGCAGATGCCCGCCACGAGGGGAGACCCGAAGAGCGTCGTGGCGCTCGGCGCCATCCGCGCCCTGACGCCGGCCCGCGCCGACACGCCGCCCCCACTCCCACCCCCGCCCCCGGTGAACGGGACCGTTCACTCCGGCCCCGGACCGGTGGTGCTGCCGCCCATGCCGAACTTCCTCGTCCCGGCCATCATCTCGACGATTCTCTGCTGTGTGCCGACAGGCGTCGTGGCGATCGTCCACGCCGCGCAGGTGAGAGGCAAGCAGAGCGCGGGAGACATCGCGGGCGCCCAGGACTCGCTGAAGAAGGCCAAGACGTGGACCTGGGTATCGGTCGGGCTGGGCGTTCTCGTGGCCCTGTTCTATCTCGGCGCGATGCTCAGCGACCCCTACCAGTACTGA
- a CDS encoding BREX system ATP-binding domain-containing protein — protein sequence MLYGRESETGAILDALDRAQRGHGAALLIHGEPGIGKTALLRYARDHAQDMRILLADCSPTEATVPLGALSLLIRLLKNDVGDLPDFQRNALIEALSLRLTTDKNHYPIYAAFLALLSAASRPLLVCVDNSQWLDSCSAEALMFAARRLRTEGVAMLVAGRPQEVPRNDQESGLPVLRLRPLGRDASLRLIAAAARDRETHAAVAVEIARQAAGHPDALAEIVHGLDDSQLAGRGPLPDPLPSAAAAGRLFGPRITSLDAAARRAMLVTAVHGEGELGPALAALRLARVPDSALETLENADLVSLRGHGITFSHPLVRSAAMDLARPCELREAHRLVAETLLEPRLAERRAWHLAEACLAADEQVSSMLEETAEFARRRGGHAAAAQRLDRAAELSPDAGHRSRRWHLAADHARRAGRPGYAALLLDKARANGPQETTTYADRTRGRFHLFTGGDPDQAAALLRAAADSLAVHKSPAAAPAYADAAMAAFLAGDPVSASDHAFAAMAPELAAPAGISMISGLIVGMACLQTGHVVDGLRMLREAVAAVHERGVSTDDLEYAVFLALAHVWVGNLPAARTLTTTLVDELRVRAAFGTLPLALYGSAYAHLASGRFTMARDQACEAVELAGDTGNPLWSYFALSCLSLVEAHQGDERGCREHAAAASALRDSSDLRFPRDSHNALGLQELSLGRPKAALTHLEAAHRNPRPGSPVVFHGPSGADLVEAYVRALGAVPGELAEQVIHQSGHLDPGGDAALAWRCRGLMADDEMFTEFFEHALALHSDAGSRYDKARTEFCFGERLRRTGRRRDARRHLRQAYEAFLALGSPLWAQRSAGELRATGEQVRPVPDGGQEALTPQEHRVAAVVATGATNNEAAETLFLSPKTIEAHLCRIYRKLGIRSRAQLAVRFRPGS from the coding sequence GTGTTGTACGGGCGGGAATCCGAGACGGGCGCCATACTGGACGCCCTAGATCGCGCACAGCGCGGCCATGGCGCAGCACTGTTGATCCACGGCGAGCCAGGGATCGGCAAAACAGCGTTGCTGCGGTATGCCCGCGATCACGCGCAGGACATGCGCATACTCCTCGCCGACTGCTCCCCTACCGAGGCGACCGTTCCGTTGGGAGCCCTGTCCCTATTGATCCGGCTCCTGAAGAACGATGTTGGAGATTTGCCGGACTTTCAACGAAATGCCTTGATTGAGGCTTTGTCGTTACGGCTGACGACGGACAAGAACCACTATCCGATTTATGCCGCTTTCCTGGCATTGTTGTCGGCCGCAAGCCGGCCTCTGCTCGTGTGCGTGGACAACTCCCAATGGCTCGACAGCTGCTCGGCCGAGGCGCTGATGTTCGCGGCCCGGCGTCTGCGGACGGAAGGCGTCGCGATGCTGGTGGCCGGGCGGCCGCAGGAGGTACCCCGCAACGATCAGGAGAGCGGCCTGCCCGTCCTGCGGTTGCGTCCGCTCGGCAGGGACGCCTCCCTGCGGTTGATCGCCGCCGCGGCGCGGGACCGCGAGACGCACGCCGCCGTGGCCGTCGAGATCGCCCGCCAGGCAGCCGGTCATCCTGACGCCCTCGCCGAGATCGTCCACGGTCTCGACGACAGCCAGCTCGCCGGGCGCGGCCCGCTACCGGACCCGCTGCCGTCGGCCGCCGCGGCGGGCCGGCTCTTCGGCCCGCGCATCACCTCGCTCGACGCGGCGGCCCGCCGGGCGATGCTCGTCACAGCGGTCCACGGTGAGGGTGAGCTCGGCCCCGCGCTCGCGGCGCTGCGGCTGGCCCGCGTCCCCGACTCGGCGCTCGAAACGCTGGAGAACGCGGATCTGGTCTCCCTTCGCGGGCACGGGATCACCTTCAGCCATCCCCTGGTGCGGTCCGCCGCCATGGACCTCGCCCGGCCCTGCGAGCTCCGCGAAGCACACCGCCTGGTCGCCGAAACCCTGCTGGAACCGCGCTTGGCCGAACGCAGGGCCTGGCACCTGGCCGAAGCCTGCCTGGCGGCCGACGAGCAGGTGTCCAGCATGCTGGAGGAGACCGCGGAGTTCGCCCGGCGGCGGGGCGGGCACGCGGCCGCCGCCCAGCGGCTGGACCGCGCCGCGGAGCTGAGCCCGGACGCGGGACACCGGTCCAGGCGCTGGCATCTGGCCGCCGACCACGCCAGGCGCGCAGGCCGCCCGGGGTACGCCGCGCTGCTCCTGGACAAGGCCCGAGCGAACGGTCCCCAGGAGACGACCACCTACGCCGACCGCACGCGGGGCCGCTTCCACCTGTTCACCGGTGGCGATCCGGACCAGGCCGCCGCCCTCCTGCGCGCCGCTGCGGACTCTCTCGCCGTGCACAAGTCCCCGGCCGCGGCCCCGGCCTACGCCGATGCGGCCATGGCCGCCTTCCTGGCGGGAGACCCCGTAAGCGCCAGCGATCACGCCTTCGCCGCCATGGCGCCGGAGCTGGCCGCCCCGGCGGGGATCAGCATGATCAGCGGTCTGATCGTCGGGATGGCATGCCTGCAGACCGGTCATGTGGTGGACGGCCTGCGCATGCTCCGCGAGGCCGTCGCCGCCGTCCACGAACGCGGCGTCTCCACCGACGACCTGGAATACGCCGTGTTCCTGGCCCTCGCCCACGTATGGGTGGGCAATCTGCCCGCTGCCCGGACTCTCACCACCACGCTGGTCGACGAGCTGCGCGTCCGAGCGGCATTCGGGACGTTACCCCTGGCCCTGTACGGTTCCGCGTACGCCCACCTCGCGTCCGGCCGCTTCACCATGGCCCGCGACCAGGCATGTGAGGCGGTCGAGCTGGCCGGCGACACAGGCAACCCTCTGTGGTCGTACTTCGCGCTGAGCTGCCTGTCCCTGGTGGAGGCCCACCAAGGTGACGAACGAGGCTGCCGCGAGCACGCCGCGGCTGCCTCGGCACTGCGGGACTCCTCCGACCTGCGGTTCCCGCGTGACTCGCACAACGCCCTCGGGTTGCAGGAGCTCAGTCTCGGCAGGCCGAAGGCGGCTCTGACGCATCTGGAGGCCGCCCATCGCAACCCCCGGCCGGGCAGCCCGGTCGTCTTCCACGGCCCGTCCGGCGCCGATCTGGTCGAGGCCTACGTGCGCGCGCTCGGCGCCGTTCCCGGCGAGCTGGCCGAGCAGGTGATCCACCAGTCGGGACACCTGGACCCCGGTGGCGACGCGGCACTGGCCTGGCGGTGCAGGGGCCTCATGGCCGACGACGAGATGTTCACCGAGTTCTTCGAGCACGCGCTCGCTCTGCACAGTGACGCCGGCTCGCGCTACGACAAGGCGCGAACGGAGTTCTGTTTCGGGGAACGGCTTCGCCGCACCGGTCGGCGCCGTGATGCGCGCCGGCATCTGCGACAGGCCTACGAGGCGTTCCTGGCACTCGGCTCCCCGCTGTGGGCGCAGCGCAGCGCCGGTGAGCTACGGGCGACAGGCGAGCAGGTGCGGCCCGTCCCGGACGGTGGCCAAGAAGCACTGACGCCTCAGGAGCACCGGGTCGCGGCGGTCGTCGCCACGGGTGCCACCAACAACGAGGCCGCCGAGACGTTGTTCCTCAGCCCCAAGACCATCGAGGCTCACCTCTGCCGGATCTACCGCAAGCTGGGCATCCGCTCGCGCGCGCAGCTTGCCGTCCGGTTTCGGCCCGGCTCATAG
- a CDS encoding nucleotide exchange factor GrpE → MSFLITGLWLLLAVTAFAAGLCLGGLLRQHRWAADCVPHTVSRSRDDRLVLACIELADQLTSEALRAQVHRALADAGVQVIAACGEPFSTLRHRAVDREPTDDPGRHGLVAAVVRPGYESGPEVLREAEVTVFDHTRTNEENRS, encoded by the coding sequence GTGTCGTTCCTGATCACCGGGCTGTGGCTCCTGCTCGCCGTGACGGCATTCGCGGCCGGGCTCTGCCTGGGCGGGCTGCTCAGGCAGCATCGCTGGGCCGCGGACTGCGTGCCGCACACCGTGTCCCGCTCCAGGGACGACCGGCTCGTCCTGGCCTGCATCGAGCTGGCCGACCAGCTCACCAGCGAGGCCCTGCGCGCCCAGGTGCACCGGGCGCTGGCCGACGCCGGCGTCCAGGTGATCGCGGCCTGCGGCGAGCCGTTCTCCACGCTCCGCCATCGGGCGGTCGACCGGGAGCCCACCGACGATCCCGGCCGTCACGGCCTGGTCGCCGCGGTGGTGCGGCCCGGCTACGAGAGCGGGCCTGAAGTGCTCCGCGAGGCCGAAGTCACCGTCTTCGACCACACACGTACGAACGAGGAGAACCGGTCATGA
- a CDS encoding caspase family protein, translating into MRRLALLAGAQTEGLTGVGTDVAAMADLLGRRGFEIRRCEGDTATREGIIGAYERLIRDVREQDAVVFYFSGHGMYAATAEAGLPDVQFIVPWGYGTAGNGFDGITDVELSVLQARLTSVTPNVTAIIDSCHAARMSRDPRLRPKALAHPVPAEVVAEHLHRLSAEGWDLGQRHADANPLAVRLAACRRWQTAFEYTNAQGVTTGVFTESLCLALQEAEEAEAAGTRASWQRIMKRAEERVLALAPGQRAHVEGNPWRLPFELGEETHEDLLDAERLPDGRIRLLGGHLLGVEPGDGYALITDQDSVLTDVTVSTVTGATSVAAVTSGSPPAGLPQRMRARLVRRELPRHAVRVHGSGPAADDMRAALDAAPHVRLATAEAPAVLCTVEVSQEPGRIRLRDEVGDLVGPKAASPEGIAATVGNVAKLARSATLRTLPSGAGDCELLVPYTVEWGRVSEGAPERLPDGGAVCYTGEPIYVRLRNDGDRPLYFWLFDLGITGGVTHITNADPYGLPLAGGSEYTVGHSPDTGLTGLRLSWAEDVPADAPRPESLLVVVADREQDLAALQQTAARGAKGQAAVRASLTPTSSVLESMLHRTMAGMSRELPAEQHARPVRYAVEHLDFLLHPAPAVSRETASFLIDQRPDRSLRIPHKGRARGGPVPVALRLGELVVHRNRALRGGDVRIDALVLTGADGELPAYRAETVRFSGVRDGDRLPLDDLLLYHGPAVDYLDLALWVSRDRQDSLHLSDMLSERLGSMDFKQAAVDVAGLAMAAPQVLAAVTALGATATIVNIAYQLLSAAVGDSIGLYRTSLLQAEGFCLGHHPSTGLMRAQDFSFRYEVLKV; encoded by the coding sequence ATGAGACGTCTAGCGCTGTTGGCCGGAGCCCAGACCGAGGGCCTCACGGGCGTGGGGACCGACGTGGCGGCGATGGCGGATCTGCTCGGCCGCCGGGGGTTCGAGATCCGCCGGTGCGAGGGCGACACGGCCACGCGGGAGGGGATCATCGGGGCGTACGAGCGGCTGATCCGCGACGTACGCGAGCAGGACGCCGTCGTCTTCTACTTCAGCGGCCACGGCATGTACGCCGCCACGGCCGAGGCCGGCCTGCCCGACGTCCAGTTCATCGTCCCCTGGGGCTACGGCACCGCCGGCAACGGGTTCGACGGCATCACCGACGTCGAGCTGTCTGTGTTGCAGGCCCGGCTGACCTCCGTCACGCCCAACGTCACCGCCATCATCGACTCCTGCCACGCCGCCCGCATGTCCAGGGATCCGCGGCTGCGGCCCAAGGCGCTGGCCCATCCGGTACCTGCCGAGGTCGTCGCCGAGCACCTGCACCGGCTGAGCGCCGAGGGGTGGGACCTCGGACAGCGGCACGCCGACGCCAATCCCCTCGCCGTGCGCCTGGCCGCGTGCCGGCGCTGGCAGACGGCCTTCGAGTACACCAACGCGCAAGGCGTCACCACGGGCGTCTTCACCGAATCCCTGTGCCTCGCCCTGCAGGAGGCAGAGGAGGCCGAGGCAGCCGGCACGAGGGCGAGCTGGCAGCGGATCATGAAACGGGCCGAGGAGCGCGTGCTCGCCCTGGCTCCCGGCCAGCGCGCGCACGTCGAGGGCAACCCGTGGCGGCTGCCCTTCGAGCTCGGGGAGGAGACGCACGAAGACCTGCTCGACGCCGAGCGACTGCCGGACGGCCGGATCCGGCTCCTCGGGGGGCACCTCCTCGGCGTCGAGCCCGGTGACGGCTATGCCCTCATCACCGACCAGGACTCCGTGCTCACCGACGTGACCGTGAGCACCGTGACCGGCGCCACCTCCGTCGCCGCCGTGACCTCCGGCTCGCCACCCGCCGGCCTTCCGCAGCGCATGCGAGCCCGTCTGGTCCGCCGTGAGCTGCCACGGCACGCCGTCAGGGTGCACGGGTCAGGTCCCGCGGCGGACGACATGCGTGCGGCGCTCGACGCCGCACCGCACGTCCGCCTCGCCACGGCCGAGGCCCCCGCGGTCCTGTGCACGGTCGAGGTCTCGCAGGAGCCGGGCCGGATCCGGCTGCGGGACGAGGTCGGTGATCTGGTCGGCCCCAAGGCCGCCTCCCCTGAGGGCATCGCCGCCACAGTCGGCAACGTGGCCAAGCTGGCGCGCAGCGCGACTCTGCGCACCCTGCCCAGCGGTGCGGGCGATTGCGAGCTGCTCGTCCCGTACACGGTGGAATGGGGACGGGTGAGCGAGGGCGCACCGGAGCGGCTGCCCGACGGCGGCGCCGTCTGCTACACCGGCGAGCCGATCTACGTCCGACTCCGCAACGACGGTGACAGGCCCCTGTACTTCTGGCTCTTCGACCTGGGCATCACCGGGGGTGTCACGCACATCACGAATGCCGATCCGTACGGGCTGCCGCTCGCCGGCGGCAGCGAGTACACCGTCGGGCACTCGCCCGACACGGGACTGACCGGTCTGCGGCTGTCCTGGGCAGAGGACGTGCCGGCGGACGCACCCCGCCCGGAGTCGTTGCTCGTCGTCGTGGCCGACCGGGAGCAGGACCTCGCCGCCTTGCAGCAGACGGCCGCCCGTGGCGCGAAGGGCCAGGCCGCCGTCCGCGCGAGCCTGACGCCCACCTCATCGGTGCTCGAGAGCATGCTGCATCGGACCATGGCCGGCATGAGTAGGGAACTGCCCGCCGAGCAGCACGCCCGTCCGGTTCGTTACGCGGTCGAGCACCTCGATTTCCTCCTCCACCCGGCCCCGGCGGTATCCCGTGAGACCGCCTCGTTTCTCATCGATCAACGGCCCGACCGCTCACTGCGCATCCCGCACAAGGGGCGGGCACGCGGCGGCCCCGTCCCGGTCGCGCTACGGCTCGGGGAGCTCGTCGTCCATCGCAACCGGGCGCTGCGCGGCGGGGACGTGCGGATCGACGCGTTGGTGCTCACCGGGGCCGATGGAGAGCTGCCCGCGTACCGCGCCGAGACCGTCCGGTTCTCCGGCGTACGCGACGGTGACCGCCTCCCGCTGGACGACCTCCTCCTTTACCACGGGCCTGCCGTCGACTACCTCGACCTGGCGCTCTGGGTGTCCCGCGACCGGCAGGACAGCCTCCACCTCAGCGACATGCTGAGCGAACGCCTGGGATCGATGGACTTCAAGCAGGCGGCCGTCGACGTGGCGGGGCTGGCGATGGCCGCACCGCAGGTCCTGGCAGCGGTCACCGCGCTCGGCGCCACCGCCACCATCGTCAACATCGCCTATCAGCTGCTGTCGGCAGCGGTCGGCGACAGCATCGGCCTCTATCGCACGTCGCTGCTGCAGGCGGAGGGTTTCTGCCTGGGCCACCACCCGTCCACCGGCCTCATGCGGGCCCAGGATTTCTCCTTCAGGTACGAGGTGCTCAAGGTGTGA
- a CDS encoding dynamin family protein produces the protein MNDPIARLRELTTSVAALSEQAGLPEAAKRLCAERDVDGPPAATVVVVGETKRGKSSLINALVGRPGLLPVEADIATAVHITVRHAPEDGALAHLVDGSEPLDIGVAGIPAYASAEGNPGNAKGVRSVTVGLDAALLGRGLDLVDTPGVAGLEAGHTEITLAALAMADALLLVVDASAPLTAAELRFLARATERVEYVSVVLTKTDVHPGWASVAEANRELLRLHAPRFAAAPVIPVSSRLKAEADLARAEGEVDIAEQLHHESGFDRLERLLADDVIGRAERLRAVNLTRLVLTVLDRIDHTLSARLAAAAGDPSGGLGAERRRYEELTRLSARWRQDLAAGFQKIGVDLQSEIARHLQELSGRCERIIVQAAPELLETMPRELGDAVDGRWADLNAFVRTSAEEVVAEILLREDARIDIDDLPMPGRLRALPLVAADEPQPPGEDGFGDLLSAGWPALGVFMASSTLLSSVLGPLGPAAALVVSSAMLRHRYNELTRVRTQREARLFAKERLELIRREMTAQLSKHVIDLRRRLEGEIATRLDSRRRRLQADLESASARPDAAATEELRECTRQLAARAGQLKAALG, from the coding sequence ATGAACGATCCGATCGCTCGCCTCAGGGAACTGACGACGTCTGTCGCGGCCCTGTCCGAGCAGGCCGGGTTGCCGGAGGCCGCCAAGCGGCTGTGCGCCGAGCGGGACGTCGACGGCCCGCCGGCCGCCACGGTGGTGGTCGTGGGCGAGACCAAGCGAGGCAAGAGCTCACTGATCAACGCGCTGGTCGGGCGGCCCGGCCTGCTGCCGGTGGAGGCGGACATCGCCACCGCGGTGCACATCACGGTCCGTCACGCCCCTGAGGACGGCGCCCTGGCTCACCTGGTGGACGGGTCCGAGCCGCTGGACATCGGGGTGGCCGGGATTCCCGCCTACGCCTCGGCCGAAGGGAACCCGGGCAACGCCAAGGGCGTACGCTCCGTCACGGTCGGACTGGACGCCGCCCTGCTCGGCCGCGGCCTGGACCTGGTGGACACCCCGGGGGTCGCCGGTCTGGAGGCGGGCCACACGGAGATCACCCTTGCCGCGCTGGCCATGGCGGACGCGTTGCTCCTGGTCGTGGACGCGTCCGCGCCTCTGACGGCGGCCGAGCTGCGGTTCCTCGCCCGCGCGACGGAACGGGTCGAGTACGTCTCCGTCGTGCTCACCAAGACGGACGTCCATCCCGGGTGGGCGAGCGTGGCCGAGGCCAACCGGGAGCTGCTGCGCCTGCACGCGCCCCGCTTCGCCGCCGCCCCCGTCATACCGGTGTCGAGCCGCCTCAAGGCCGAGGCTGACCTGGCCAGGGCCGAGGGTGAGGTGGACATCGCCGAGCAGCTCCACCACGAGAGCGGCTTCGACCGGCTCGAACGCCTGCTGGCCGACGACGTCATCGGCCGGGCCGAGCGGCTACGGGCGGTCAACCTGACCCGGCTGGTCCTGACCGTGCTGGATCGGATCGACCACACGCTGTCGGCCCGGCTGGCCGCGGCCGCCGGTGACCCGTCGGGTGGTCTCGGGGCGGAGCGGCGACGTTACGAAGAGCTCACCAGGCTGTCCGCCCGCTGGCGCCAGGACCTGGCGGCGGGCTTCCAGAAGATCGGTGTGGATCTGCAGAGTGAGATCGCCCGGCACCTGCAGGAGCTGTCGGGCCGCTGTGAGCGGATCATCGTGCAGGCAGCGCCGGAGCTGCTGGAGACCATGCCGCGGGAGCTCGGTGACGCCGTGGACGGACGGTGGGCCGATCTCAACGCCTTCGTCAGGACCAGCGCCGAGGAGGTCGTGGCCGAGATTCTGCTGCGCGAGGACGCCCGGATCGACATCGACGACCTGCCGATGCCGGGGCGGCTGCGCGCGCTACCGCTGGTGGCGGCCGATGAGCCACAGCCACCGGGCGAGGACGGCTTCGGCGACCTTCTGTCCGCCGGCTGGCCCGCCCTGGGCGTGTTCATGGCGAGCAGCACGCTGCTGTCGTCCGTGCTGGGGCCGCTCGGGCCCGCAGCCGCGCTCGTGGTGAGTTCGGCGATGTTGCGGCACCGGTACAACGAGCTGACACGCGTGCGCACGCAGCGCGAGGCCCGCCTGTTCGCCAAGGAGAGGCTTGAGCTGATCAGGCGGGAGATGACAGCTCAGCTCAGCAAGCACGTGATCGATCTGCGCCGCCGCCTCGAAGGCGAGATCGCCACCCGTCTGGACAGCCGCAGGCGCCGACTCCAGGCCGACCTGGAGTCGGCCTCCGCGAGACCGGACGCGGCCGCCACGGAGGAGCTGCGCGAATGCACCCGCCAGCTCGCCGCACGTGCCGGGCAGCTGAAGGCCGCGCTCGGCTGA